GGGTAGTAAAGTGTGCAGGCACTTCTCCACCAGGTAACAACGCACGTCTACTATTGGTATGGATGATGAGTTCCCTCGCTTCTTTATTCAGTTTTAAGCAGTTGGTAAAGTCGAGATAGATCTTTGGATTATGAAAAGAGCAATCTAGTATCTCCAGAGACTCACAATTACTAGCGTCTAGGTATGATAAACAGTCTGGAATCTGTGACAGTGATACCAGCTTCTTGAAATTGTTGAGCCAAAGTCCCCAAAGACGATTGGTTGTCTTGACCCATGGAAGAATCTCTTGTATTTCTGTATCGTCCAAACATAGTGATGTGATGATATTAAGAGCATGCGGGTACTTTTGGAGGTTTTCACTGTATGACATTTCCAAGCGATTAAGACGGGGCCATGACTTGATCGACAAAGGAACTTCTTTTATTGCACTTCCGTTGAGCTGGAGAGACATGATGTTTGTAGAGATCTCAGGAAAACTTTTCAAAAGAGAGCAATCAATGAGAACAAGTGTATCAAGAGACTTCAAGTTGATGTTATCCGGAAGACCTTGTAGCTTTGAGCATCCTTTCAAACTCAAGCATTGCAATTTCTGAAGGTTGCCTATAGTGGAAGGAAGCTCCACCAGACCAGTGCACATATCAAGATACAAGTTCTGCAGATTAGTAGCATTTCCAATAGAGGAGGGAAGCTCCATCAGACTAGTGCACATACCAAGATACAAGTTCCGGAGATTAGTGGCATTTCCAATAGAATAGGGAAGCTCCACCAAACATGAGCAGCCCGTGAGACTCAAATGCAAGAGATTAGTAGCATTCTCGATAGACGAAGGAATCTTTACTAAACTTGAGCATCCAGAGAGACACAATCGTCGGAGATTAGTGACATTCTCAATAGATAATATAAGCTCCTCCAAACTTGAGCATTCAGTAAGATCCACTTCTCGAAGATTAGTAGCAGTTGAGAGATCGGGATACTAAATGccacaatatatttaaaatacataactggtagttgaaaaaaaatattgtgaacAAAAACCTCACAAATAACTAAATAATGTTTGATcagtaactaaattttttttttgtaacatcaAACATGAACAGTTTACAATCTTCTTCGAATCATGTTATTGTATGTTTGTAAATCCCATGAGGTTGCATTGTTGTAACAAATAGTTTCActtgaaaatattttcattttgatggtgaTTGGTGTGGTTGAGGATTAAAGCCAAACAATTGATATCCCTTGTCACATCATAAATAATGAATCCATGAGttgtttcttcatctctttAACATTAGtcccaaaaaaatatctttattcAATCAAAAGTAGTGGATTTTCCATATCAATATATGCACACATGGCTGAACTAAGATAGTTATGAAGATTCTATGTTTTTGCCTTCGCTCAAATAGTTTAGCCTTCACGCTTCTTTGCCGACGAAGATGTCTCTTTAAGTCATGATGATGTTTCTTTAAGTCATGAAAAAAAGCCTGAAGATGTCTCTTCATCATTTGTCATTTGCTTGGATTCTAAGTCTACCAAGTTCTTGCATAAACAAACAAGATCGGTCTTTTTGTCATCTGCTTCAGCCAACATTTACACAAATGTTGGGAATGATATTATCTCCTAAACCAAAGCTCTCGTTTTCATTGAGATGATAAAAGAAGACTTAAGTGCCACCATATATAAGGTGAGTCTATTAAGTCCTCTAATTTTATATGCACTACTTGAATCTTCTCTACTCTAAATCCTCTTATAGCTTATTCATTATGTcgatttgcttcatttctttaTCTATTACTAGCAATTGACTCGCGCTATGCGCGGTAGTTAGCTGAATGTGTATTTtggattagttttgattttgttttgttacattgttttgttggatattttatatacaaataggTTTTGCAGTATAATTTAGTATGCTGTTTTTACTATAATATATTAACATTATTTTctgtatgttttttgtttttccatatttttcaaGTGAGTGGTAGAAATCTCTTAAACTTAAGAGAATCGCTTTCTCTATGGAAttattttaaatctatatatatatcaaatagtTGGATACTGAAATGAAAGAGATAAATACCTATGTTTTAAATACAATTGGAGAAACTGAACTTTTGCATGCCATTTTCTATAActattcaaatgtttttttgttttttatgataatgtcttctgtttttgttattttaaagtGAATGCATTGACTAAATTTATGCATGCCATTTTGAAACAGTAAAAGTTGGTTTTGTTAATATGCCTATGATATTTATTGGTGACAAAATGCTGTAATGCTTAATATCTGGTTTTTGCTTATAAAAGAAAGCAATAGATGTCATTTGTGAAGATATCCTCTTTACATTTTTTCCTCAAACAGATTTAAAACAGTTTCACGAAAATGGGTGAATATGATAGAGTGAAAGATCTACATTCATGGAGATCTGGGTGGAAGATTCAAGTCAAGGTGTTAAGGAAGTGGAGAAAAGTTACTGAGGACGATGCCACAATTGAATTAATTTTGTGTGATGCATTTGtaagtatatagatatttagattagtttaacaATTAGCAACATATGTTTGagtaattgttttttgttcatttgatATAGGTTGACAAGATTGAAACAACAATTACCGAAGATTTGTTTGAGATATTTGATCatgaaatagaagaaaatgatTGGAAAATACTTTCAACTTTTTCTGTCTGTTACAATGACAGACGGCTTAAGCACACTGATTGTGATTATAGGATTAGGTTCATCAATGAAACCACTGTTGAGAACTCAGCAGTGATTTCCAATAATCACTTTTATGATTTTCAAAGTTTTGATAGAGTTTTCGAAGAATATCATGCTGTGAGAAATCTACCATTAGGtatgttgttaatatatatttatatttgtacattcttatattttttccctttctgtaataaataattttatacaaatatttggttttttaatagACATAATGGGTGAAGTCGTGAATGTGGAACCCTTCTTAAATGTACATGATCCAAATGCTGAGATGCCACATGAGATGATAAGGATTTTACGGTTTTTGAGGTTTGTTAACTTTCTCATTAATTTTGTGCATATGAATTTGTTGATGTGcttaaattaatttcatattaacACATGTTTTTGTGTAAACTATAGTGGAGTTGACATACCATGTTTGGCATATAATGACTTGGCcgattatttttataacaattgGTGGAGCACAGGATGTCATCATGTTGTTGCAGTTTTGCAATTTTGGCATGTGAAATACCAAAGTGGaggtaatataataaaactttatGATTTAAGTGGACGTTTATTTGATAGTAAATAAACctaatttttataattctaCTGTAATGGTTTATGTTagatatttattgttttttaggTGTAAGAATGGAATTATATTCTACATCAGGGGTTTCAAAGATTTATTTTAAACCACCAATTGTAGAGGTTGATGATTTTAAGAGGAGGTAATACCTATGTTTTCATTGTACTTTATGACATAAATAATGAGAGAACAATTGATTGACTTTGTACAAAACTATTATGCAGCCTTGATTACAACCGAGGttctgaagatgatgaaaatgatTGAGGGAAGagtgatttttatttcaataagACACATGTGGTGCTCTGCtctttaattatttagttttgaaattttttgttttattcagtgattgtagtttgcattttta
The Camelina sativa cultivar DH55 chromosome 6, Cs, whole genome shotgun sequence genome window above contains:
- the LOC104790707 gene encoding uncharacterized protein LOC104790707, producing MGEYDRVKDLHSWRSGWKIQVKVLRKWRKVTEDDATIELILCDAFVDKIETTITEDLFEIFDHEIEENDWKILSTFSVCYNDRRLKHTDCDYRIRFINETTVENSAVISNNHFYDFQSFDRVFEEYHAVRNLPLDIMGEVVNVEPFLNVHDPNAEMPHEMIRILRFLSGVDIPCLAYNDLADYFYNNWWSTGCHHVVAVLQFWHVKYQSGGNIIKLYDLSGRLFDSK